One window of Arthrobacter oryzae genomic DNA carries:
- the htpX gene encoding zinc metalloprotease HtpX, which translates to MHNHHNGLKTAALFGVLWAVLLGLGAVIGSSMRSTTPIWIMALVGVGTTAYGYWNSDKLALRSMQAYPVTEEQAPQLYQIVRELSAKAGQPMPRIYVSPTPAPNAFATGRNPRNAAVCCTEGILRLLSIRELRGVLGHELMHVYNRDILTSSVAAAVAGVITSVGQMLMFFGGGDRRNANPLAMLAMALLAPLAAMVIQSAISRTREYDADEDGSALTGDPLALASALRKIHQGVQMVPLPPDQKLVNASHLMIANPFRGGGMSRMFATHPPMQDRITRLELMARGPIS; encoded by the coding sequence GTGCATAATCACCACAACGGGCTGAAGACCGCAGCGCTGTTCGGGGTGCTGTGGGCCGTGCTGCTGGGGCTTGGAGCCGTGATCGGCAGCAGCATGCGGAGCACCACCCCCATCTGGATCATGGCGCTGGTGGGCGTAGGCACCACGGCGTACGGGTACTGGAACAGTGACAAACTCGCGCTCCGGTCCATGCAGGCCTACCCCGTCACGGAGGAACAGGCACCCCAGCTCTACCAGATTGTCCGGGAGCTCTCGGCCAAGGCCGGCCAGCCCATGCCGCGGATCTATGTCTCGCCCACGCCGGCGCCCAACGCCTTCGCCACCGGCAGGAACCCCCGGAACGCCGCCGTCTGCTGCACGGAAGGCATTCTGCGGCTCCTGAGCATCCGGGAGCTTCGCGGCGTCTTGGGCCACGAACTGATGCACGTCTATAACCGGGACATCCTGACGTCGTCCGTGGCTGCGGCAGTCGCCGGTGTGATCACCTCGGTGGGGCAGATGCTGATGTTCTTCGGCGGCGGGGACCGGCGCAATGCAAACCCGCTCGCGATGCTCGCCATGGCCCTGCTTGCTCCGCTCGCGGCGATGGTCATCCAGTCGGCCATCTCCCGGACCAGGGAGTACGACGCCGACGAGGACGGTTCCGCGCTCACCGGCGATCCGCTGGCGCTCGCCTCAGCCCTGCGCAAGATCCACCAGGGGGTGCAGATGGTGCCGCTCCCGCCGGACCAGAAGCTGGTCAATGCCTCGCACCTGATGATCGCCAACCCGTTCCGCGGCGGCGGCATGAGCCGGATGTTCGCTACGCACCCGCCGATGCAGGACCGCATTACCCGGCTGGAGCTGATGGCGAGGGGCCCCATCAGCTGA
- a CDS encoding MFS transporter, producing MGKLLADITPLRESPAFRRLWLGSAVSNLGSQLTLVAVSLEVYRLTEDSLYVGLLSIFALVPLVLGGLLGGSIADAHDRRRVALLATTVLWLTTAGLAAQAWLDVGNVWLLYLLVAVQSGAQAINQPARSAIIPMLVRKELLPAANALSMVSFGLAMTAGPLLAGVLVAWVGFGWTYTLDVASFAFAFWALLKLPPMPPGKVVHRAGLRSVLEGFRFLGTRPNLRMTFVIDLVAMIFAQPRALMPAIGAVMIGGGEATVGVLLASTAVGAFLAGLFSGPLGGIRRQGAAVVWSVMGWGASIAGFGLVVVLAGRSGADGVTWWLLPAALCCALAGISDSVSAVFRTTILQAATPDHLRGRLQGVFVVVVAGGPRIGDMLAGGGTKLLSEGWVLLLGGLLCIAVAWAVARRQSGFLKYDARNPVP from the coding sequence GTGGGAAAACTTCTGGCTGACATCACTCCGCTGCGCGAGAGCCCTGCCTTCCGCAGGCTCTGGCTGGGATCAGCCGTCTCCAACCTGGGCAGCCAGCTCACGCTGGTCGCGGTGAGCCTGGAGGTCTACCGGCTGACGGAGGACAGCCTCTACGTAGGGCTGTTGAGTATCTTCGCGCTGGTTCCGCTGGTGCTGGGAGGCCTGCTGGGCGGCTCCATCGCCGACGCCCACGACCGCCGCAGGGTGGCCCTCCTGGCCACTACCGTGCTGTGGCTGACGACGGCGGGGCTGGCCGCGCAGGCCTGGCTGGACGTGGGGAACGTGTGGCTGCTGTACCTGCTGGTTGCCGTGCAAAGCGGGGCGCAGGCCATCAACCAGCCTGCCCGCAGCGCCATCATCCCGATGCTGGTCCGCAAGGAACTCCTGCCCGCGGCCAACGCGCTGAGCATGGTCAGCTTCGGCCTGGCCATGACCGCCGGTCCGCTCCTGGCCGGCGTGCTGGTGGCGTGGGTGGGCTTCGGCTGGACCTACACCCTCGACGTCGCGAGCTTCGCGTTTGCCTTCTGGGCCCTGCTGAAGCTTCCGCCGATGCCGCCGGGGAAGGTGGTGCACCGCGCCGGGCTGCGCTCCGTGCTGGAGGGGTTCCGCTTCCTGGGCACGCGGCCCAACCTCCGCATGACGTTCGTGATCGACCTCGTGGCCATGATTTTCGCGCAGCCCCGCGCCCTGATGCCGGCCATCGGCGCGGTGATGATCGGCGGCGGGGAGGCCACAGTGGGCGTGCTCCTGGCATCGACGGCCGTGGGGGCGTTCCTGGCCGGGCTCTTCTCCGGGCCGCTGGGAGGCATCCGCCGGCAGGGGGCCGCCGTGGTGTGGTCCGTCATGGGCTGGGGTGCGTCCATTGCCGGATTCGGGCTGGTGGTGGTGCTGGCCGGACGCTCCGGTGCCGACGGCGTGACGTGGTGGCTGCTGCCCGCCGCGCTGTGCTGCGCCCTTGCGGGCATCTCGGATTCCGTGAGCGCCGTCTTCCGCACCACCATCCTCCAGGCGGCCACGCCGGACCACCTGCGCGGACGGCTCCAGGGCGTCTTTGTAGTGGTGGTTGCCGGCGGCCCGCGGATCGGGGACATGCTGGCGGGCGGCGGCACTAAACTTTTGAGTGAAGGTTGGGTGTTGTTGCTGGGCGGCCTGTTGTGCATCGCCGTGGCCTGGGCGGTGGCACGCCGGCAATCGGGGTTCCTGAAGTACGACGCACGGAATCCCGTCCCCTAG
- a CDS encoding Fur family transcriptional regulator: MTVHEAGQDAWAAALRAHGRRVTKQRLAVLTAVERHPHSPAESILAAAREELPEMTAQSVYVVLGDLTDLHMLRRFEPPHSPALYETRVGDNHHHAICISCGRVEDVDCAVGHAPCLTPHWDEHSKPMTIQIADVMYQGICQDCQRTQKLPAERN, from the coding sequence ATGACAGTTCACGAGGCCGGCCAGGATGCATGGGCTGCTGCCCTGCGCGCCCACGGCCGCCGGGTGACCAAACAGCGGCTGGCGGTGCTTACCGCCGTCGAACGCCACCCGCACTCGCCGGCCGAAAGCATCCTTGCCGCCGCACGCGAGGAACTGCCGGAGATGACCGCGCAGTCCGTCTATGTGGTCCTCGGCGACCTCACCGACCTGCACATGCTGCGCCGGTTTGAACCGCCGCATTCCCCCGCGCTGTATGAGACGCGGGTGGGCGACAACCACCACCACGCCATCTGCATCAGCTGCGGACGCGTGGAAGACGTGGACTGCGCCGTCGGCCATGCCCCCTGCCTCACCCCGCACTGGGACGAACACTCCAAGCCGATGACCATCCAGATCGCTGACGTTATGTACCAGGGCATCTGCCAGGACTGCCAGCGCACCCAAAAGCTACCCGCCGAACGAAACTAA
- a CDS encoding catalase produces the protein MTLNISAPAVSTTQSGAPVTSDAHSKAVGADGAIILTDHYLIEKLAQFNRERVPERVVHAKGGGAFGKFTTTEDVSKYTKAAFLQPGVDTEMLIRFSSVAGENGSPDTWRDPRGFAVKFYTSEGNYDLVGNNTPVFFIRDGIKFPDFIHSQKRLPGTHLRDADMQWDFWTLSPESAHQVTWLMGDRGLPASWREMQGYGSHTYQWINAEGERFWVKYHFKSNQGVKTITGDEAEALAGSDADFYIRDLQENIAAGNFPSWDLHVQVMPYEDAKTYRFNPFDLTKVWPHADYPLIKVGTMELNRNPENYFAQIEQATFAPSNFVPGIAASPDKMLQARIFSYADAHRYRVGTNHAQIPVNQPKNQVNNYSQDGAGRYHFNAPSVPVYAPNSVGGPAAVEPAVAGGGWENDGELTLSAHSLHAEDGDFGQAGTLYREVFDDGAKARLLDTITGAVGGVKNADIKERAIQYWTNVDAELGAKLRANLGAGQTESDAEAANKL, from the coding sequence ATGACTCTGAACATCTCCGCGCCCGCTGTGTCCACCACACAGTCCGGTGCTCCCGTCACTTCCGACGCACACTCGAAGGCTGTCGGCGCTGACGGCGCCATCATCCTGACCGACCACTACCTGATCGAGAAGCTCGCCCAGTTCAACCGCGAGCGCGTTCCGGAGCGTGTTGTCCACGCCAAGGGCGGCGGAGCGTTCGGCAAGTTCACCACCACCGAGGACGTTTCCAAGTACACCAAGGCTGCCTTCCTGCAGCCGGGCGTGGACACCGAAATGCTGATCCGCTTCTCTTCCGTGGCCGGCGAGAACGGCTCCCCCGACACCTGGCGCGACCCCCGCGGTTTCGCCGTCAAGTTCTACACCTCCGAGGGCAACTACGACCTCGTGGGCAACAACACCCCGGTGTTCTTCATCCGCGACGGCATCAAGTTCCCGGACTTCATCCACTCGCAGAAGCGCCTCCCGGGCACCCACCTGCGCGACGCCGACATGCAGTGGGACTTCTGGACCCTGTCCCCCGAGTCCGCACACCAGGTCACCTGGCTGATGGGTGACCGCGGCCTGCCGGCTTCCTGGCGTGAAATGCAGGGCTACGGCTCGCACACCTACCAGTGGATCAATGCCGAGGGCGAGCGCTTCTGGGTCAAGTACCACTTCAAGTCCAACCAGGGCGTCAAGACCATCACGGGCGACGAGGCAGAGGCACTGGCCGGTTCGGACGCGGACTTCTACATCCGCGACCTGCAGGAGAACATTGCCGCCGGCAACTTCCCCTCCTGGGACCTGCACGTCCAGGTCATGCCGTACGAGGACGCCAAGACCTACCGCTTCAACCCGTTCGACCTCACCAAGGTGTGGCCGCACGCTGACTACCCGCTGATCAAGGTGGGCACCATGGAGCTGAACCGCAACCCGGAGAACTACTTCGCGCAGATCGAGCAGGCCACCTTTGCGCCGTCGAACTTCGTACCGGGCATCGCCGCGTCCCCGGACAAGATGCTGCAGGCCCGCATCTTCTCCTACGCCGACGCACACCGCTACCGCGTGGGCACCAACCACGCCCAGATCCCGGTGAACCAGCCGAAGAACCAGGTCAACAACTACAGCCAGGACGGCGCCGGGCGTTACCACTTCAACGCCCCCTCCGTTCCGGTCTACGCCCCGAACTCGGTGGGCGGCCCCGCTGCTGTCGAGCCTGCTGTCGCAGGCGGCGGCTGGGAGAACGACGGCGAGCTGACGCTCTCCGCGCACTCCCTCCACGCTGAGGACGGCGACTTCGGCCAGGCCGGCACGCTGTACCGCGAAGTGTTCGACGACGGCGCCAAGGCCCGCCTGCTGGACACCATCACCGGTGCCGTGGGCGGCGTGAAGAACGCCGACATCAAGGAACGCGCCATCCAGTACTGGACCAACGTTGACGCCGAGCTCGGCGCCAAGCTGCGCGCCAACTTGGGCGCAGGCCAGACCGAGTCCGACGCCGAGGCAGCCAACAAGCTGTAG
- a CDS encoding DUF2461 domain-containing protein — MTTFHGIPAGAFAFYAELEDNNNREWWLEHKESYASLVRDPLTALLAELEPRFGPGKIFRPNRDIRFSQDKSPYKTAQGAFASAQEGVGYYLQVSADGLLVGGGYHSHSPAQLARFRNSVDASGTGESLRQIVDNVAAAGFAVEGEKLKTVPRGYSRDHPRAELLKHKSLSAGIKLGQPDWLESPAAAREIAALWEKLRPLVDWVGRHASP, encoded by the coding sequence ATGACTACTTTCCACGGCATCCCCGCAGGGGCCTTCGCGTTCTATGCGGAACTTGAGGACAACAACAACCGGGAGTGGTGGCTGGAGCACAAGGAAAGCTACGCCAGCCTGGTCCGGGATCCGCTCACGGCGCTGCTGGCAGAGCTGGAACCGCGGTTCGGGCCGGGGAAGATCTTCCGGCCCAACCGGGACATCAGGTTCTCGCAGGACAAATCGCCCTACAAGACGGCCCAGGGCGCCTTCGCCTCGGCGCAGGAGGGCGTGGGGTACTACCTCCAGGTCAGCGCGGACGGGCTGCTGGTGGGCGGCGGATACCACTCCCACTCCCCCGCCCAACTGGCCCGCTTCCGGAACTCGGTGGATGCGTCCGGGACAGGTGAATCCCTCCGGCAGATCGTCGACAACGTGGCCGCTGCCGGTTTTGCCGTGGAAGGCGAGAAACTCAAAACCGTGCCGCGCGGCTACAGCCGGGACCACCCCCGGGCGGAGCTGCTCAAGCACAAGTCGCTGTCAGCCGGCATCAAGCTGGGCCAGCCGGACTGGCTGGAATCGCCCGCCGCCGCGCGGGAGATCGCCGCGCTCTGGGAAAAACTCCGCCCGCTGGTGGATTGGGTGGGCCGGCACGCGTCGCCGTGA
- a CDS encoding ABC transporter ATP-binding protein translates to MQPDPTHGARDQGAREPMLSVRGLKKVYQTDGGDVEAVRNLTFDLRAGELACLVGPSGSGKTTLLKCISGLMAPTAGEVLLDGKRVSGPPKKMAVVFQEYGRSLFPWMRVRDNVELPLKNQGMPKAERDRIVDEALEAVGLSDVPRSYPWQLSGGMQQRVAIARAIAYQPEVLLMDEPFAAVDAQTRADLEDLIRVVWKKFGVTVLFVTHDIDESVYLGERVIILSSSPTVIQEDIVIDLPENRDQLETRSLPRFTELRHHVYEQIQLAKKGHRPAAAGTSTAGTATV, encoded by the coding sequence ATGCAGCCTGACCCAACTCACGGGGCCCGGGATCAAGGCGCCCGGGAGCCGATGCTCTCCGTCCGCGGACTGAAGAAGGTTTACCAGACCGACGGCGGCGACGTCGAAGCGGTCCGGAACCTGACGTTCGATCTGCGCGCGGGCGAGTTGGCCTGCCTGGTGGGCCCGTCCGGGTCCGGGAAGACCACCCTCCTGAAATGTATCTCAGGGCTGATGGCCCCTACCGCGGGTGAAGTCCTGCTGGACGGCAAGCGCGTCTCCGGTCCGCCCAAGAAGATGGCCGTGGTGTTCCAGGAATACGGCCGCTCGCTCTTCCCGTGGATGAGGGTCCGTGACAACGTGGAGCTTCCGCTGAAGAACCAGGGCATGCCAAAGGCGGAGCGTGACCGGATCGTCGACGAGGCGCTCGAGGCCGTTGGCCTGTCCGACGTTCCGCGGTCCTACCCGTGGCAGCTTTCCGGGGGCATGCAGCAGCGTGTGGCGATCGCCCGTGCGATCGCCTACCAGCCGGAGGTCCTGCTGATGGACGAACCGTTCGCGGCCGTGGACGCCCAGACCCGCGCGGACCTGGAGGACCTGATCCGCGTGGTCTGGAAGAAGTTCGGCGTGACGGTGCTCTTCGTCACGCACGACATTGACGAATCCGTCTACCTTGGCGAACGGGTCATCATTCTCTCCAGCTCCCCGACCGTCATCCAAGAGGACATAGTGATCGACCTCCCGGAAAACCGCGACCAGTTGGAAACCCGTTCACTGCCGCGCTTCACAGAACTCAGGCACCACGTCTACGAGCAAATCCAGCTCGCGAAGAAGGGCCACCGGCCGGCCGCTGCGGGGACTTCCACGGCGGGCACGGCAACCGTCTGA
- a CDS encoding ABC transporter permease: MKVLKTLGYILGLPVLLVLIWWASTLGKPNFFVPTPASLVGTFGEVWFGERFFTDVLPSVGRLLVGVVAAIIIGVVGGVLIGSITWLRALLEPTLEFFRSVPPPVLVPVLMLLMGITDSMKVVVIISGCVWPVLLNTIEGVRAVDPVLSDSTHTYGISGWARVRYLVLPSASPQILAGVRQSLSLGLILMVISEMFASSSGLGFTIVQFQRSFAIPEMWSGIVVLGLLGVGMSFIFQWAERNILRWYHGQKEVENAA; this comes from the coding sequence ATGAAAGTCCTGAAGACACTCGGCTACATCCTGGGCCTGCCGGTCCTTCTGGTCCTGATCTGGTGGGCCTCTACGCTGGGGAAGCCGAACTTCTTCGTCCCCACTCCTGCCAGCCTGGTCGGAACGTTCGGGGAGGTCTGGTTCGGGGAGCGTTTCTTCACCGATGTCCTGCCGAGCGTTGGACGGCTCCTGGTGGGCGTGGTGGCGGCAATCATCATCGGCGTCGTCGGCGGCGTCCTCATCGGATCGATCACATGGCTGCGGGCGCTGCTGGAGCCCACGCTGGAATTCTTCCGGTCCGTCCCGCCGCCCGTCCTGGTTCCCGTGCTGATGCTGCTTATGGGTATCACCGACTCCATGAAGGTGGTTGTCATCATCTCCGGCTGCGTCTGGCCGGTGCTGCTGAACACCATCGAGGGCGTCCGGGCCGTCGACCCCGTACTCTCCGACTCCACCCACACCTACGGCATCTCCGGCTGGGCCCGTGTCCGTTACCTGGTGCTGCCGTCCGCAAGCCCGCAGATCCTGGCCGGCGTGCGCCAGTCGCTGTCCCTGGGCCTGATCCTGATGGTCATCTCCGAAATGTTTGCCTCTTCGTCAGGACTGGGCTTCACCATCGTCCAGTTCCAGCGGTCTTTCGCCATCCCGGAAATGTGGTCCGGCATCGTGGTTCTCGGCCTGCTGGGCGTGGGCATGTCATTCATCTTCCAGTGGGCCGAGCGGAACATCCTGCGCTGGTACCACGGCCAGAAAGAGGTAGAAAATGCAGCCTGA
- a CDS encoding ABC transporter permease — protein MSSTTQTSGGAAPGVERPRRQVRKMPTKQLLGLAGILGFLVTWELIPRLGLIDARYLPPASEVIAALVVDFGLTAFWVSVGETMKAWFLGLIIAVSLAVLAGFIIGSSNFLRQATNSTVEFLRPIPSVALIPLAVLLFGVKIESSLMLITYAAFWQVLIQVLYGVADVDMVANNTAKTYGLGRMARIRYVVFPTALPYLMTGVRLAATVALVLAITAELVIGSPGLGREIALAQSGGAISGMYALVLATGLIGVAINVLMRFIEKKTLSWHSSVRSEVIV, from the coding sequence GTGAGTTCAACGACCCAAACCTCCGGTGGTGCCGCTCCCGGTGTGGAGCGGCCCCGCCGGCAGGTGCGCAAGATGCCGACGAAGCAACTGCTCGGCTTGGCGGGGATCCTCGGGTTCCTGGTCACCTGGGAGCTCATTCCCCGGCTCGGCCTGATCGATGCCCGCTATCTGCCGCCCGCGAGTGAGGTCATTGCAGCCCTGGTTGTGGACTTCGGACTTACGGCCTTCTGGGTTTCGGTGGGCGAAACCATGAAGGCCTGGTTCCTGGGCCTGATCATCGCCGTCTCCCTGGCGGTGCTGGCCGGGTTCATCATCGGCTCCAGCAATTTCCTGCGTCAGGCCACCAACTCCACGGTTGAATTCCTGCGCCCCATCCCGTCCGTGGCGCTGATCCCCCTCGCGGTGCTGCTCTTCGGCGTGAAGATCGAATCCTCCCTGATGCTGATCACCTATGCTGCCTTCTGGCAGGTCCTGATCCAGGTCCTCTACGGAGTGGCCGACGTGGACATGGTCGCCAACAACACGGCGAAGACCTACGGCCTGGGCCGGATGGCCCGGATCCGCTATGTGGTGTTCCCCACCGCCTTGCCCTACCTGATGACCGGAGTCCGGCTCGCTGCCACGGTGGCGCTGGTCCTGGCCATCACGGCGGAACTGGTGATCGGCTCGCCGGGCCTGGGCCGTGAAATCGCCCTCGCGCAGTCTGGCGGCGCCATCTCCGGCATGTATGCCTTGGTGCTCGCGACCGGCCTGATCGGCGTGGCGATCAACGTGCTGATGCGCTTTATCGAGAAGAAGACGCTGTCCTGGCACTCCTCCGTCCGTTCCGAGGTGATCGTATGA
- a CDS encoding ABC transporter substrate-binding protein translates to MKRRFIAVLAAASVLGLSACGSGSPSSTGGGTATGTAGGGSDLTKVSVGVIPIVDCAPIYLGDKQGFFKEEGLQLDIQTATGGAAIVPGVVSGSFDFAFSNLISVMVAKDKGLDLKFVANGASTTGEEGKDIGGVVAPAGSSIKSAKDLAGKTVSVNNLSNIGDTTIKSVIEKDGGDPKSVKFVEVAFPDAPAALANKQVDAAWILEPFLSKAVAEGGTIVSSNFVQMSPELDIAGYFTKADTISGKAELTQKFTRAMNKSLEYAQEHPEEVREIVGTYTKIDEATRAKMILPRYRVEFNEDAFKTLGDAAAKYGTLGKAPSADDLLP, encoded by the coding sequence ATGAAACGTCGTTTTATTGCCGTGCTGGCAGCCGCCTCCGTTCTGGGCTTGTCGGCCTGCGGCAGTGGCTCGCCCAGTTCCACCGGCGGTGGAACTGCAACGGGAACCGCCGGCGGAGGGTCGGACCTGACCAAGGTCAGCGTCGGCGTCATTCCCATCGTCGACTGCGCACCCATCTACCTGGGCGACAAGCAGGGCTTCTTCAAGGAAGAAGGCCTCCAGCTCGACATCCAGACTGCCACGGGCGGCGCGGCGATCGTTCCCGGCGTCGTCAGCGGCAGCTTCGACTTCGCCTTCTCCAACCTGATCTCGGTGATGGTCGCCAAGGACAAGGGCCTCGACCTGAAGTTCGTGGCCAACGGGGCCTCCACCACCGGCGAAGAGGGCAAGGACATCGGAGGTGTGGTGGCCCCGGCCGGGTCCAGCATCAAGTCCGCGAAAGACCTTGCCGGCAAGACAGTTTCGGTGAACAACCTCTCCAATATCGGCGACACCACCATCAAGTCGGTCATCGAAAAGGACGGAGGAGACCCCAAGAGCGTGAAGTTCGTGGAGGTTGCCTTCCCGGACGCCCCGGCGGCCCTGGCCAACAAGCAGGTGGATGCGGCGTGGATCCTGGAGCCGTTCCTGTCCAAGGCTGTGGCTGAAGGCGGCACGATCGTCTCCTCGAACTTCGTCCAGATGAGTCCGGAACTGGACATCGCCGGCTACTTCACCAAGGCGGACACCATCTCAGGCAAGGCTGAGCTGACGCAGAAGTTCACCCGCGCGATGAACAAGTCCCTCGAATACGCGCAGGAGCATCCGGAGGAAGTCCGCGAGATCGTGGGCACCTACACCAAGATCGATGAGGCCACCCGGGCCAAAATGATCCTTCCCCGGTACCGCGTTGAATTCAATGAAGACGCGTTCAAGACCCTCGGCGACGCTGCAGCCAAGTACGGGACGCTGGGCAAGGCCCCGAGCGCAGACGACCTCCTCCCGTGA
- a CDS encoding TetR/AcrR family transcriptional regulator: protein MAKAVKPERKVELLSAIQDYLMDKTLAELTFRSLADGLGISSYVLVYHFGNREQLVNEIIGSIESRLDSMRTTDVRDIDREAWRSYLMESWQWTMAQRNRHLARLEFEATAQDVVASSPRGTAQDHFRMLHEKARDWLVVQGIRPEFADTDARLFTSTFYGLQFDFVVMNQPEEATKAFELMVAVFFSNLEHRLATEGQHV, encoded by the coding sequence ATGGCCAAAGCTGTTAAACCGGAACGCAAGGTGGAGTTGTTGTCCGCCATTCAGGATTACCTGATGGATAAAACGCTCGCTGAGCTCACGTTCCGGAGCCTGGCGGACGGCCTGGGCATCAGCTCCTACGTGCTGGTCTATCACTTCGGCAACCGCGAACAGCTGGTCAACGAGATCATCGGCTCCATCGAATCCCGGCTGGACAGCATGCGCACCACGGACGTCCGGGACATCGACAGGGAGGCCTGGCGGTCCTACCTGATGGAGTCCTGGCAGTGGACCATGGCCCAGCGGAACCGCCACCTGGCCAGGCTTGAGTTCGAGGCCACCGCGCAGGACGTGGTGGCATCCTCGCCCCGCGGAACCGCCCAGGACCACTTCCGCATGCTCCACGAAAAAGCCCGTGACTGGCTGGTGGTGCAGGGGATCCGTCCGGAATTCGCCGACACCGACGCGCGCCTCTTCACCTCCACGTTCTACGGCCTGCAGTTCGACTTTGTGGTGATGAACCAGCCCGAGGAAGCCACCAAGGCATTCGAGCTGATGGTTGCCGTGTTCTTCTCGAACCTGGAGCACCGCCTGGCCACGGAGGGCCAGCACGTCTGA
- a CDS encoding amino acid permease, which translates to MNLFRTKSIEQSIADADEPGRKLKRSLSTWDLMIMGVAVAVGAGIFSVGAKAAANFAGPAVTVSFAIAAVTCALAIMCYAEFATAIPVAGSAYVFTYATMGELLAWIIGWNLILELFTAAAVIAKYWGIYLSKVFALMGVDIPPAVSLGGVDLYWGAFLIVAVFTVLLVLGTKLSARVGNIFTLIKIGVVLFVIVVGFTYVKVENYSPFVPASEPTGSAGTADVLKQSFFGFLTGAAPAQYGTLGIFAGAALVFFAFIGFDVVATSAEEVKNPQKTLPRGIFGGLAIVTVLYILVSLALTGMVSYTQLAEAENPTLTTAFEAVGNTDAAKIIAFGSLVGLTTVIMVLLMGLSRVVLAMSRDGLLPRSLSKTSTIRATPVRLQIICGAAVALVAGLTNVDLLEEMINIGTLSAFVMVSLGILVLRKKRPDLKPAFRVPFGKVLPVVSALLCLYLMTNLAVETWIFFAIWLVIGVAIYFAYGQRHSRLNEKFAEAKAAVNGAPQATPQASQDDDEDALTRG; encoded by the coding sequence ATGAACCTTTTCCGGACGAAATCCATCGAGCAGTCGATCGCCGACGCCGATGAACCCGGACGCAAGCTGAAGCGTTCCCTGAGCACCTGGGACCTCATGATCATGGGCGTCGCCGTTGCTGTCGGAGCCGGGATCTTCTCCGTCGGCGCCAAAGCCGCAGCGAACTTCGCCGGTCCTGCCGTCACGGTGTCCTTCGCGATTGCCGCCGTCACCTGTGCGCTGGCCATCATGTGCTACGCCGAGTTTGCCACGGCCATTCCGGTGGCCGGTTCCGCCTACGTCTTCACGTACGCCACCATGGGCGAGCTGCTGGCCTGGATCATCGGCTGGAACCTCATCCTGGAGCTCTTCACCGCCGCGGCCGTGATCGCCAAGTACTGGGGCATCTACCTCAGCAAGGTCTTTGCGCTGATGGGCGTGGACATTCCGCCCGCCGTTTCGCTCGGCGGCGTTGACCTCTACTGGGGTGCGTTCCTGATCGTGGCCGTCTTCACCGTGCTGCTGGTGCTGGGGACAAAGCTGTCCGCCCGCGTCGGCAACATCTTCACCCTCATCAAGATCGGCGTCGTGCTGTTCGTGATCGTGGTGGGCTTCACCTACGTGAAGGTCGAAAACTACTCGCCGTTCGTTCCGGCCTCCGAACCCACCGGCAGCGCCGGAACCGCCGACGTCCTCAAGCAGTCCTTCTTCGGCTTCCTGACCGGAGCCGCCCCGGCGCAGTACGGCACCCTGGGAATCTTCGCCGGCGCGGCGCTGGTCTTCTTCGCCTTCATCGGATTCGACGTGGTGGCCACCTCTGCCGAGGAAGTCAAGAACCCGCAGAAGACCCTGCCGCGCGGCATCTTCGGCGGCCTGGCCATCGTCACGGTCCTGTACATCCTGGTGTCGCTCGCCCTGACCGGCATGGTGTCCTACACCCAGCTGGCGGAGGCCGAGAACCCCACCCTCACCACCGCGTTCGAAGCCGTGGGCAACACCGACGCCGCCAAGATCATCGCCTTCGGCTCCCTGGTGGGTCTCACCACAGTGATCATGGTGCTGCTGATGGGCCTGTCCCGCGTTGTCCTGGCCATGAGCCGCGACGGCCTGCTGCCGCGCTCGCTGTCCAAGACCAGCACCATCCGTGCGACGCCGGTCCGCCTCCAGATCATCTGCGGTGCGGCCGTTGCCCTCGTGGCCGGCCTGACCAATGTGGACCTGCTGGAGGAAATGATCAACATCGGAACGCTGTCCGCCTTCGTGATGGTGAGCCTGGGCATCCTGGTCCTGCGGAAGAAGCGTCCGGACCTGAAGCCGGCCTTCCGCGTACCATTCGGCAAGGTGCTTCCGGTTGTGTCCGCCCTCCTGTGCCTCTACCTGATGACGAACCTCGCAGTGGAGACGTGGATCTTCTTCGCCATCTGGCTGGTCATCGGTGTGGCGATCTACTTCGCCTACGGCCAGCGCCACTCCCGGCTTAATGAAAAATTCGCGGAAGCCAAGGCCGCAGTCAACGGTGCACCGCAGGCCACCCCTCAGGCCAGCCAGGACGACGACGAGGACGCGCTCACGCGCGGCTGA